One window of Candidatus Tokpelaia hoelldoblerii genomic DNA carries:
- a CDS encoding Amidohydrolase (bhsal16960) — translation MSEKTIKMDKIRSHIDGFVSEMVEIRHDIHAHPELAFEEKRTSELVANLLAEWGFEVTRGFGKTGVIGTLRAGDGKKSIGLRADMDALPIHEETNLPYASKYAGKMHACGHDGHTTILLTAARYLAETKNFNGTVHLIFQPAEENFGGGLTMVKEGLFEKFPCDVVYGLHNWPGIATGTVQVRSGPTMASVDTVYVTLTGKGGHGAQPHTTVDPIVAGASIVMGLQTIVSRNVPPVEPAVITTGLFQGGTISNVIPGTVKMELTVRSLSQKVRKLLEERIRTLINDQAASFNASAEIRYERGYPVLVNSEKETAFVEEIAQQLLGKKQVSRVPEPVMGSEDFSYMLEKCPGSYLFMGTGEGADVHNPGYVFNDEIIPIGGSLWGALVEAYLR, via the coding sequence ATGTCAGAAAAAACGATTAAAATGGATAAAATCCGCAGCCATATTGATGGCTTTGTGTCGGAAATGGTCGAAATCCGCCATGATATCCATGCTCATCCCGAGCTTGCTTTTGAGGAGAAGCGCACCAGTGAACTGGTCGCGAACTTGCTGGCGGAATGGGGGTTTGAAGTCACACGGGGTTTTGGCAAAACCGGCGTTATCGGCACTTTGCGTGCCGGGGACGGCAAGAAAAGCATCGGCTTGCGTGCCGATATGGATGCGCTGCCTATTCATGAAGAAACCAATCTGCCCTACGCCAGCAAATATGCGGGCAAGATGCATGCCTGCGGCCATGACGGCCACACAACCATTTTGCTGACGGCGGCGCGTTATCTGGCCGAGACAAAAAATTTCAACGGCACAGTGCATCTGATTTTTCAACCGGCGGAAGAAAATTTCGGCGGTGGCCTGACAATGGTCAAGGAAGGGCTGTTTGAAAAGTTTCCTTGTGATGTTGTCTATGGGCTGCATAACTGGCCGGGTATTGCTACCGGGACGGTACAAGTGAGAAGCGGGCCGACGATGGCCAGCGTTGATACGGTTTATGTTACGCTTACCGGCAAAGGTGGCCATGGCGCCCAGCCTCATACAACAGTTGATCCCATTGTTGCCGGTGCGTCCATTGTCATGGGCTTGCAGACAATTGTCAGCCGCAATGTGCCGCCGGTTGAACCGGCTGTGATAACAACAGGCTTGTTTCAGGGCGGAACGATTTCCAATGTCATTCCCGGCACGGTCAAAATGGAATTGACGGTCCGCTCTCTTTCTCAGAAAGTGCGGAAACTGCTGGAAGAGCGGATACGGACTTTGATAAACGATCAGGCGGCGAGCTTTAATGCCAGCGCCGAGATTCGTTATGAACGTGGCTATCCTGTTCTGGTTAACAGTGAGAAAGAAACGGCTTTTGTTGAAGAGATCGCACAGCAGCTTTTGGGAAAAAAGCAGGTTTCGCGTGTGCCTGAGCCTGTGATGGGCAGCGAGGATTTTTCCTATATGCTGGAAAAATGCCCGGGCAGTTATCTGTTTATGGGAACAGGAGAAGGTGCTGATGTGCACAATCCCGGATATGTTTTCAATGATGAGATTATCCCCATTGGCGGCAGCCTGTGGGGGGCGCTGGTGGAAGCGTATCTGCGCTAG
- a CDS encoding Major facilitator family protein (bhsal16970): MEYSASAINNANETGAPPHRKTGKAKLIIAASMGNFLEFFDFTVFSFFVTPIAVLFFKDAPGGNDGLLATLGVFWVGFWARPVGSLVLGSYADRHGRKAALMVTIICMAIGSALIAFAPTYQTMENMFSLGIIAPLLIILGRLFQGFSAGGEIGAATTLLLEAAGPKQRGFFTSWQYATQALSSIVGSLFGATLSYYYSAEEMLGGVWRIPFIFSLLIIPVGLYIRAHIHETWHGTADNKASKDRHPIREIASSWLWPFFLAVFMILPVTIAVYLLVFYTKTYLGLVSPGFSAEKAYLVGGGASVIMFVFALIGGLVADRVQKRKPVALGGLVAMLVGAYVFYGYIDNLPVAFVGLAVAIGSLGMVMTLQTLLVLEACPRHIRATAMAMSYSVGVTVFGGSAQMVVTKLMRLFDNDPLIPFWYLGTAIVAGILAYSFFPEKRYT, encoded by the coding sequence ATGGAATATTCTGCCAGCGCAATCAACAATGCAAATGAAACTGGTGCCCCGCCACATCGGAAAACCGGCAAGGCGAAACTGATTATCGCTGCCAGTATGGGTAATTTTCTGGAATTCTTTGATTTTACCGTTTTCAGCTTTTTTGTTACGCCGATTGCTGTGTTGTTTTTCAAGGATGCGCCCGGCGGCAATGATGGCTTGCTGGCAACTTTAGGGGTTTTCTGGGTTGGTTTCTGGGCGCGTCCTGTCGGCAGTCTTGTGCTTGGCAGCTATGCTGACCGGCATGGCCGCAAGGCTGCTTTGATGGTGACGATTATCTGTATGGCGATCGGCAGTGCGCTGATTGCTTTTGCGCCCACCTATCAGACTATGGAAAATATGTTTTCTCTTGGCATTATTGCACCGTTGCTGATCATTCTCGGGCGGTTGTTTCAGGGATTTTCCGCCGGTGGCGAAATTGGCGCGGCGACAACGCTGCTTCTTGAAGCGGCAGGGCCGAAACAGCGCGGCTTCTTCACCAGCTGGCAATATGCCACCCAGGCTTTAAGCTCTATTGTCGGCAGTCTGTTTGGCGCGACATTGTCTTATTACTATTCTGCCGAGGAAATGCTGGGCGGTGTATGGCGTATTCCTTTTATTTTCTCGCTGCTGATTATCCCTGTCGGGCTTTATATCCGCGCCCATATCCATGAAACCTGGCATGGGACGGCAGATAACAAGGCGTCAAAAGACCGGCATCCGATACGGGAGATTGCCTCATCTTGGTTATGGCCGTTTTTTCTGGCTGTTTTTATGATTTTGCCGGTAACAATTGCCGTTTATCTGCTGGTTTTTTATACCAAGACCTATTTGGGACTGGTCAGCCCAGGCTTTTCGGCTGAAAAAGCTTATCTTGTCGGGGGGGGAGCAAGCGTGATTATGTTTGTGTTTGCCCTGATTGGCGGGCTGGTGGCTGACCGGGTGCAAAAACGCAAGCCCGTTGCGCTTGGCGGGCTGGTGGCTATGCTTGTCGGCGCCTATGTGTTTTATGGCTATATTGACAATCTGCCAGTTGCTTTTGTCGGTCTGGCTGTTGCTATTGGCTCTCTGGGTATGGTGATGACGTTACAGACCTTGCTGGTGCTGGAGGCTTGCCCGCGTCATATCCGCGCCACAGCCATGGCGATGTCTTACAGCGTTGGGGTGACTGTTTTCGGTGGGTCGGCGCAAATGGTTGTCACCAAACTCATGCGGCTTTTTGACAATGACCCGCTGATACCGTTCTGGTATCTTGGCACGGCGATTGTGGCCGGGATTTTAGCCTACAGTTTTTTTCCGGAAAAACGTTATACGTAA
- the holA gene encoding DNA polymerase III delta subunit (bhsal16980): MAQKKAHEVDSFVARPSGAFPLVLIYGPDKGLVAERAALFAKNTGVALDDPFSTIRMEAADVENDPARLGDEAKTVSLFGGGRLIWIRNAGAQKKLADTVKWLLAENTLQQTWLLIEAGDLKKTAPLRTVVEQGRNGMALPCYSDDARAIDQLIDQILGEFDMRISLDARKFLRDCLGGDRLASRGELEKLCFYAKGRDMIGVEDIAAIISDVSALSYDEVIDAVIGGNPAALDSGFDRQLAGGASLFSILSAAQRQFQQLQQMRFIMDGEGKTASAVVAASRPPVFFRRQKLVEQALGLWSGARLEQALSRLHMAVLESRQNAALAASIIRQHLLALCIETSRQKTR, encoded by the coding sequence ATGGCGCAGAAAAAAGCACATGAAGTGGATAGTTTTGTCGCGCGGCCATCGGGCGCTTTTCCGCTTGTGCTGATTTACGGGCCGGACAAGGGGCTGGTGGCGGAGCGTGCCGCTCTTTTTGCCAAAAATACCGGTGTGGCTCTGGATGACCCGTTTTCGACCATTCGGATGGAAGCGGCGGATGTTGAAAATGATCCGGCGCGGCTTGGTGATGAGGCGAAAACTGTTTCTCTGTTTGGCGGCGGCCGCTTGATCTGGATTCGCAATGCCGGTGCGCAGAAGAAGCTGGCTGATACGGTTAAATGGCTTTTGGCGGAAAACACGCTGCAGCAAACCTGGCTGCTGATTGAAGCGGGGGATTTGAAAAAGACTGCCCCTTTGCGCACAGTGGTAGAGCAGGGCAGGAATGGCATGGCGCTGCCATGCTACAGTGATGATGCCCGGGCGATTGACCAGTTGATTGATCAGATTCTGGGTGAATTTGATATGCGCATCAGCCTTGATGCGCGCAAATTCTTGCGCGACTGTCTTGGCGGCGACCGGCTTGCTTCGCGCGGCGAGTTGGAAAAACTGTGCTTTTACGCCAAAGGGCGCGATATGATCGGTGTTGAAGATATCGCTGCCATTATCAGTGATGTCAGCGCCTTGTCTTATGATGAGGTGATTGATGCCGTTATCGGCGGCAATCCGGCGGCGCTTGACAGCGGGTTTGACCGTCAGCTTGCCGGTGGCGCATCGTTATTTTCGATATTGAGTGCGGCGCAGCGGCAGTTTCAGCAATTGCAGCAAATGCGTTTTATCATGGACGGGGAAGGTAAAACTGCGTCTGCTGTTGTCGCCGCGTCCCGTCCGCCAGTTTTTTTCCGGCGGCAGAAACTGGTGGAGCAGGCGCTGGGCCTCTGGAGCGGCGCCCGTCTGGAGCAGGCGTTGTCACGGCTGCATATGGCTGTGCTGGAAAGCCGGCAGAATGCGGCGCTGGCGGCAAGTATTATCCGTCAGCACCTGCTGGCCTTATGTATTGAAACATCCCGACAGAAAACGCGCTGA